One Tachysurus vachellii isolate PV-2020 chromosome 8, HZAU_Pvac_v1, whole genome shotgun sequence genomic window carries:
- the ubxn4 gene encoding UBX domain-containing protein 4 isoform X1, translated as MRWFEGSIPAAIATSKQQSSIFVVVIAGDDEQSTQMLSSWEDERVAELTDNCFVAIKVDAKSETCVQFSQIYPVVCIPSSFFIGDNGVPLEIIAGGVSAEELTNRINKVKQTHSQQTAAPARPNPETSIQEGSHSTSLNSPGISSTAASASKEALSMPMDEAGASGQVTPGDERSQSSDDASQASQAEEPLDAKVERITKKLEERREQKRKGEEENEIKKEMERRKLGKEMLDYKRKQEDDKTKRILEERNREKAEEKAARERVKQQIAQDRADRAARYSKTQEEADAARAAALQARQAEQEMKKEAAQRERSAVARIQFRLPDGSSLTNQFPSETKLHEARQFAAQEVGNRFGRFSLATMFPRREFTAEDLEKTLLELELAPSASIVLLPQTGRPTNTVVQSSSTGGMWSFLGTILYPLLAVWRFLSGFIFSSPPPAAPRNQPQHPSNSLNTNSGEPKRETVRKRVLEKRPEDFKKDGKIYRLRTQEDSEDDNNTWNGNSTQQM; from the exons GAGATGACGAGCAGTCCACACAGATGCTGTCCAGCTGGGAGGACGAGCGGGTAGCCGAGCTCACCGACAACTGCTTCGTCGCCATTAAAGTGGACGCTAAAAG TGAGACGTGTGTCCAGTTTTCACAGATCT ATCCCGTGGTGTGCATTCCATCCAGCTTCTTCATCGGGGACAATGGAGTTCCCTTGGAGATCATCGCTGGTGGCGTCTCTGCAGAGGAACTGACCAACAGAATAAACAAAGTCAAgcag ACACACTCTCAGCAGACGGCCGCTCCAGCTCGGCCAAACCCGGAGACGTCGATCCAGGAAGGAAGTCATTCTACTTCTCTAAATTCTCCAGGAATCTCCTCCACTGCTGCTTCTGCATCTAAAG AAGCTCTGTCCATGCCCATGGATGAAGCAGGGGCTTCTGGTCAAGTGACTCCGGGTGATGAAAGAAGCCAGTCTTCAGATGACGCGTCTCAGGCGTCTCAGGCAGAGGAGCCTTTGGACGCTAAGGTCGAGAG GATAACAAAGAAGCTGGAAGAAAGACGCGAGCAGAAACGAAAGGGAGAAGAAGAG AacgagataaagaaagagatggAGCGGCGGAAGCTGGGCAAGGAGATGCTGGACTATAAGCGGAAGCAGGAGGACGACAAAACGAAGCGCATACTGGAGGAGAGAAACCGAGAGAAGGCCGAGGAGAAGGCGGCTAGAGAGAGAGTCAAACAGCAGATAGCTCAG gacCGTGCAGACCGCGCAGCCCGCTACTCTAAAACCCAGGAGGAGGCCGACGCAGCCAGAGCAGCAGCCCTCCAAGCCAGACAGGCCGAGCAGGAGATGAAGAAAGAAGctgcgcagagagagagaag TGCGGTTGCCAGGATACAGTTCCGCCTACCCGACGGTTCGTCCCTGACCAATCAGTTTCCCTCAGAGACGAAGCTGCATGAGGCCAGGCAGTTTGCGGCTCAG GAAGTAGGCAACAGGTTCGGCCGCTTCTCTCTGGCCACCATGTTCCCGAGACGGGAGTTCACAGCTGAAGATCTGGAGAAGACTTTACTGGAGCTCGAGCTCGCACCCAGTGCCTCCATCGTCCTGCTGCCG CAGACAGGAAGGCCCACTAACACCGTAGTCCAGTCCTCTAGCACAGGTGGCATGTGGTCTTTTCTGGGCACCATCCTGTACCCTTTGCTGGCGGTGTGGAGGTTCTTGAGCGGCTTCATCTTCAGCAGCCCTCCTCCTGCAGCTCCCCGTAACCAGCCTCAGCACCCATCAAACTCCTTAAACACCAACTCTGGAGAACCAAAGAG AGAAACGGTCCGTAAAAGGGTCCTAGAGAAGCGACCGGAAGACTTTAAAAAAGACGGTAAGATCTACCGGCTAAGGACCCAAGAGGACAGCGAAGACGACAACAACACGTGGAACGGCAACTCCACCCAGCAAATGTAG
- the ubxn4 gene encoding UBX domain-containing protein 4 isoform X2: MRWFEGSIPAAIATSKQQSSIFVVVIAGDDEQSTQMLSSWEDERVAELTDNCFVAIKVDAKSETCVQFSQIYPVVCIPSSFFIGDNGVPLEIIAGGVSAEELTNRINKVKQTHSQQTAAPARPNPETSIQEGSHSTSLNSPGISSTAASASKEALSMPMDEAGASGQVTPGDERSQSSDDASQASQAEEPLDAKVERITKKLEERREQKRKGEEENEIKKEMERRKLGKEMLDYKRKQEDDKTKRILEERNREKAEEKAARERVKQQIAQDRADRAARYSKTQEEADAARAAALQARQAEQEMKKEAAQRERSAVARIQFRLPDGSSLTNQFPSETKLHEARQFAAQEVGNRFGRFSLATMFPRREFTAEDLEKTLLELELAPSASIVLLPTGRPTNTVVQSSSTGGMWSFLGTILYPLLAVWRFLSGFIFSSPPPAAPRNQPQHPSNSLNTNSGEPKRETVRKRVLEKRPEDFKKDGKIYRLRTQEDSEDDNNTWNGNSTQQM; this comes from the exons GAGATGACGAGCAGTCCACACAGATGCTGTCCAGCTGGGAGGACGAGCGGGTAGCCGAGCTCACCGACAACTGCTTCGTCGCCATTAAAGTGGACGCTAAAAG TGAGACGTGTGTCCAGTTTTCACAGATCT ATCCCGTGGTGTGCATTCCATCCAGCTTCTTCATCGGGGACAATGGAGTTCCCTTGGAGATCATCGCTGGTGGCGTCTCTGCAGAGGAACTGACCAACAGAATAAACAAAGTCAAgcag ACACACTCTCAGCAGACGGCCGCTCCAGCTCGGCCAAACCCGGAGACGTCGATCCAGGAAGGAAGTCATTCTACTTCTCTAAATTCTCCAGGAATCTCCTCCACTGCTGCTTCTGCATCTAAAG AAGCTCTGTCCATGCCCATGGATGAAGCAGGGGCTTCTGGTCAAGTGACTCCGGGTGATGAAAGAAGCCAGTCTTCAGATGACGCGTCTCAGGCGTCTCAGGCAGAGGAGCCTTTGGACGCTAAGGTCGAGAG GATAACAAAGAAGCTGGAAGAAAGACGCGAGCAGAAACGAAAGGGAGAAGAAGAG AacgagataaagaaagagatggAGCGGCGGAAGCTGGGCAAGGAGATGCTGGACTATAAGCGGAAGCAGGAGGACGACAAAACGAAGCGCATACTGGAGGAGAGAAACCGAGAGAAGGCCGAGGAGAAGGCGGCTAGAGAGAGAGTCAAACAGCAGATAGCTCAG gacCGTGCAGACCGCGCAGCCCGCTACTCTAAAACCCAGGAGGAGGCCGACGCAGCCAGAGCAGCAGCCCTCCAAGCCAGACAGGCCGAGCAGGAGATGAAGAAAGAAGctgcgcagagagagagaag TGCGGTTGCCAGGATACAGTTCCGCCTACCCGACGGTTCGTCCCTGACCAATCAGTTTCCCTCAGAGACGAAGCTGCATGAGGCCAGGCAGTTTGCGGCTCAG GAAGTAGGCAACAGGTTCGGCCGCTTCTCTCTGGCCACCATGTTCCCGAGACGGGAGTTCACAGCTGAAGATCTGGAGAAGACTTTACTGGAGCTCGAGCTCGCACCCAGTGCCTCCATCGTCCTGCTGCCG ACAGGAAGGCCCACTAACACCGTAGTCCAGTCCTCTAGCACAGGTGGCATGTGGTCTTTTCTGGGCACCATCCTGTACCCTTTGCTGGCGGTGTGGAGGTTCTTGAGCGGCTTCATCTTCAGCAGCCCTCCTCCTGCAGCTCCCCGTAACCAGCCTCAGCACCCATCAAACTCCTTAAACACCAACTCTGGAGAACCAAAGAG AGAAACGGTCCGTAAAAGGGTCCTAGAGAAGCGACCGGAAGACTTTAAAAAAGACGGTAAGATCTACCGGCTAAGGACCCAAGAGGACAGCGAAGACGACAACAACACGTGGAACGGCAACTCCACCCAGCAAATGTAG